Proteins encoded in a region of the Rutidosis leptorrhynchoides isolate AG116_Rl617_1_P2 chromosome 9, CSIRO_AGI_Rlap_v1, whole genome shotgun sequence genome:
- the LOC139866909 gene encoding golgin candidate 5-like isoform X1: MSPVMGRWRWCLASMESIRDSLSEELVKMTEECEKLRSEVALLPRIKAELDALKVRHSAALELMGERDEQLEELRADIVDLKEVYREQVNMLVNKIQKDSSINVD, translated from the exons ATGTCGCCGGTTATGGGTAGGTGGAGATGGTGTTTG GCATCCATGGAATCGATTCGCGACTCTCTATCTGAGGAGTTGGTTAAAATGACTGAGGAG TGTGAAAAACTACGGTCTGAAGTTGCTCTTCTGCCTAGAATTAAGGCAGAGCTAGACGCACTAAAAGTCAGGCACTCAGCTGCACTAGAGTTAATGGGTGAACGAGATGAACAG CTTGAAGAACTTCGTGCTGATATAGTGGACTTGAAGGAAGTGTACAGAGAACAAGTAAACATGCTTGTAAATAAG ATCCAAAAGGATTCATCGATTAATGTTGACTAG
- the LOC139866909 gene encoding golgin candidate 5-like isoform X2: MESIRDSLSEELVKMTEECEKLRSEVALLPRIKAELDALKVRHSAALELMGERDEQLEELRADIVDLKEVYREQVNMLVNKIQKDSSINVD, from the exons ATGGAATCGATTCGCGACTCTCTATCTGAGGAGTTGGTTAAAATGACTGAGGAG TGTGAAAAACTACGGTCTGAAGTTGCTCTTCTGCCTAGAATTAAGGCAGAGCTAGACGCACTAAAAGTCAGGCACTCAGCTGCACTAGAGTTAATGGGTGAACGAGATGAACAG CTTGAAGAACTTCGTGCTGATATAGTGGACTTGAAGGAAGTGTACAGAGAACAAGTAAACATGCTTGTAAATAAG ATCCAAAAGGATTCATCGATTAATGTTGACTAG